A window of the Streptomyces sp. JB150 genome harbors these coding sequences:
- a CDS encoding FAD-dependent oxidoreductase: MKHRIVVLGAGYAGAYAAGNLARRLSPADTEITVVNAEPDFVQRLRLHQLAAGRRIRAPKLADVFAGTGIRLRVARVTAVDPERRTVAVADTGGGGELGYDTLVYALGSRVADHGVPGVAEHAFDVAGRPSALRLRDRLDALEGRGGGTVLVVGDGLTGIETATEIAESRPGLRVTLIARGEPAARLSAGARGHLRRACDRLGITVLEHTSVEAVEATRVLCADGTVLASDATVWTAGFAVDSIAAQSGLEVTEEGRIVVDRSMRSVSHPDVHAIGDSVHAIGDNGRPLPMSCASAGDTARQATEAIVGRLTGGRTADVRLTYVGNHISLGRRDGILQLVDGEGRAKPAYLGGRKAARIKAGILATALWAVSHPTFGMPRRRRRLTAVPAAPAAMRPAA; the protein is encoded by the coding sequence ATGAAGCATCGCATCGTCGTCCTCGGCGCCGGATATGCCGGGGCCTACGCGGCCGGGAACCTGGCCCGCCGGCTGTCCCCGGCGGACACCGAGATCACCGTGGTCAACGCCGAGCCGGACTTCGTCCAGCGGCTGCGGCTGCACCAGCTCGCGGCCGGCCGGCGGATCCGGGCGCCGAAGCTCGCCGACGTCTTCGCCGGCACCGGGATCCGGCTGCGCGTGGCCCGGGTCACCGCCGTCGACCCCGAGCGCCGCACCGTCGCCGTGGCGGACACGGGCGGCGGCGGCGAACTCGGCTACGACACGCTCGTCTACGCGCTCGGCAGCCGTGTCGCCGACCACGGTGTGCCCGGCGTGGCCGAGCACGCCTTCGACGTCGCCGGCCGGCCCTCGGCGCTGCGCCTGCGCGATCGCCTGGACGCCCTGGAAGGGCGGGGCGGCGGCACCGTCCTGGTCGTCGGCGACGGGCTGACCGGCATCGAGACCGCCACCGAGATCGCCGAGTCCCGGCCCGGCCTGCGGGTGACGCTGATCGCCCGCGGCGAGCCGGCCGCCCGGCTCTCCGCCGGGGCCCGCGGCCACCTGCGCCGGGCCTGTGACCGGCTGGGCATCACCGTCCTGGAGCACACCTCCGTCGAAGCCGTCGAGGCGACGCGGGTGCTGTGCGCCGACGGCACCGTCCTGGCCTCCGACGCGACCGTGTGGACGGCCGGGTTCGCCGTCGACTCCATCGCCGCCCAGAGCGGTCTGGAGGTCACCGAGGAGGGCCGGATCGTCGTCGATCGCAGCATGCGCTCGGTCTCCCACCCGGACGTCCACGCCATCGGCGACAGCGTCCACGCCATCGGCGACAACGGCCGGCCGCTGCCGATGTCCTGCGCGTCGGCCGGCGACACCGCCCGGCAGGCCACCGAGGCGATCGTGGGGCGCCTGACCGGCGGCAGGACCGCGGACGTCAGACTGACCTACGTGGGCAATCACATCAGCCTCGGGCGGCGGGACGGGATCCTGCAGCTGGTCGACGGCGAAGGGCGGGCCAAGCCGGCGTACCTGGGCGGCCGGAAGGCGGCGCGGATCAAGGCGGGCATCCTCGCGACCGCGCTGTGGGCGGTCTCGCACCCCACCTTCGGCATGCCCAGGCGCCGGCGCCGGCTGACCGCCGTCCCGGCGGCACCGGCCGCGATGCGCCCGGCCGCCTAG
- a CDS encoding trypsin-like peptidase domain-containing protein, whose amino-acid sequence MTDSNVNPEWPPPPAYQPQQQPQQPQQPTALLAEPVSRRRARRRGPVALLTAVAIVAAAVGGGTAYGIQELTGGSAAVASSSTSTTVVPSSQKGTVAGVAKAVSPSIVEIDATSNAGSSTGSGVIITSDGEIVTNNHVVSGASRITVTTSDGTQYTARVVGTDSGKDLALIELENASGLKAATLGDSDGVRVGDQVVAIGSPEGLTGTVTSGIVSALNRDVTVSTGEGQQQRQPDGGWPFEFGGQEFNGDTGSSTTTYKAIQTDASLNPGNSGGALIDMNGNIIGINSAMYSASGSSSSDAGSVGLGFAIPINTVKADLAKLRAGATD is encoded by the coding sequence ATGACCGACAGCAACGTGAACCCCGAGTGGCCGCCCCCTCCGGCGTACCAGCCACAGCAGCAGCCGCAGCAACCGCAGCAACCGACCGCGCTCCTGGCGGAGCCCGTGTCCCGGCGGCGCGCCAGGCGGCGGGGGCCCGTGGCCCTGCTCACCGCCGTCGCGATCGTCGCCGCGGCCGTCGGCGGCGGCACGGCGTACGGCATCCAGGAGCTGACCGGCGGTTCCGCGGCCGTCGCGTCCAGCTCCACCAGCACCACCGTGGTGCCGTCGAGCCAGAAGGGCACGGTCGCCGGGGTCGCGAAGGCGGTCAGCCCGAGCATCGTCGAGATCGACGCCACCTCGAACGCGGGGTCCTCCACCGGCTCCGGCGTGATCATCACGTCCGACGGCGAGATCGTCACCAACAACCACGTCGTCTCCGGCGCCTCCCGGATCACGGTGACGACCAGCGACGGCACGCAGTACACCGCCCGCGTCGTCGGCACCGACAGCGGCAAGGACCTCGCGCTGATCGAGCTGGAGAACGCCTCCGGGCTCAAAGCGGCGACGCTCGGCGACTCCGACGGGGTGCGGGTCGGTGACCAGGTGGTGGCGATCGGCTCGCCCGAGGGTCTGACCGGCACGGTGACCAGCGGCATCGTCTCCGCCCTGAACCGGGACGTCACCGTCTCCACCGGTGAGGGTCAGCAGCAGCGGCAGCCGGACGGCGGCTGGCCGTTCGAGTTCGGCGGGCAGGAGTTCAACGGCGACACCGGCTCGTCCACGACGACGTACAAGGCCATCCAGACCGACGCGTCCCTCAACCCGGGCAACTCCGGCGGCGCGCTGATCGACATGAACGGCAACATCATCGGCATCAACTCCGCGATGTACTCGGCGAGCGGTTCCTCCTCGTCCGACGCGGGCAGCGTCGGCCTCGGCTTCGCCATCCCCATCAACACCGTGAAGGCCGACCTGGCGAAGCTGCGGGCGGGCGCGACCGACTGA
- a CDS encoding response regulator transcription factor — MSPAEGDRDPQRILIVDDEPAVREALQRSLAFEGYDTEVAVDGADALEKATAYRPDLVVLDIQMPRMDGLTAARRIRGAGDTTPILMLTARDTVGDRVTGLDAGADDYLVKPFELDELFARIRALLRRSSYAAATAGAGAEAGEVLTFADLRMDLATREVTRGGRPVGLTRTEFTLLEMFMAHPRQVLTREQILKAVWGFDFEPSSNSLDVYVMYLRRKTEAGGEPRLVHTVRGVGYVLRQGGTE, encoded by the coding sequence ATGAGCCCCGCCGAAGGCGACCGTGACCCCCAGCGCATCCTCATCGTCGACGACGAGCCCGCGGTGCGCGAAGCGCTCCAGCGCAGCCTGGCCTTCGAGGGATACGACACCGAGGTCGCGGTCGACGGCGCGGACGCCCTGGAGAAGGCGACCGCGTACCGGCCCGACCTCGTCGTCCTCGACATCCAGATGCCGCGCATGGACGGCCTGACCGCGGCCCGGCGCATCCGCGGCGCGGGCGACACCACCCCGATCCTCATGCTGACCGCCCGCGACACCGTCGGCGACCGCGTCACCGGCCTCGACGCGGGCGCCGACGACTACCTGGTCAAGCCCTTCGAGCTGGACGAGCTGTTCGCCCGTATCCGCGCGCTGCTGCGCCGCAGCTCCTACGCGGCGGCGACGGCCGGCGCCGGCGCCGAGGCCGGCGAGGTGCTGACCTTCGCCGACCTGCGGATGGACCTCGCGACCCGCGAGGTGACGCGCGGCGGGCGGCCGGTGGGGCTGACCCGCACCGAGTTCACCCTGCTGGAGATGTTCATGGCGCACCCCAGGCAGGTCCTCACCCGCGAGCAGATCCTGAAGGCGGTGTGGGGCTTCGACTTCGAGCCGTCGTCGAACTCGCTGGACGTGTACGTGATGTACCTGCGCCGCAAGACCGAGGCGGGCGGCGAGCCGCGGCTCGTGCACACCGTCCGGGGCGTCGGCTACGTCCTGCGGCAGGGCGGCACCGAGTGA
- a CDS encoding HAMP domain-containing sensor histidine kinase, with protein sequence MSKAVRRLRALPLRSRLALLVAAAVAFAVAAVSVSCWFVVRGKLYAEIDDKLDNVRVTLDAIRDTLADCRQTPGDARAFGPPTQVYAELVSADGTYCVFDTSAGAVRVTAADARIAARNPGDTPSFRDGKDSDGKAVRTMTRPLGGGIALVVALPLEDTEGTLNELALLLLAVSGIGVVGAGAAGLAVARAGLRPVDKLTEAVEHVARTEDLTIRIPVEDDSEDEIARLSRSFNSMTSALASSRDLQQQLIADAGHELRTPLTSLRTNIELLTRSEETGRPLPEADRTALLASVKAQMTELAALIGDLQELSRPDTAQHGGLAPVIPFHDAVESALRRARLRGPELTITADVRPWYVRAEPAALERAVVNVLDNAVKFSPAGGTVDVRLDGGVLTVRDHGPGIPENELPYVFDRFWRSPGARALPGSGLGLSIVARTVQQAGGEVTLTPAEGGGTVVTIRLPGAATPPPEAP encoded by the coding sequence GTGAGCAAGGCGGTACGGCGGCTGCGCGCGCTGCCCCTGCGCTCCCGGCTCGCGCTGCTGGTGGCGGCGGCGGTGGCGTTCGCGGTGGCGGCGGTCTCGGTCAGCTGCTGGTTCGTGGTGCGCGGAAAGCTGTACGCCGAGATTGACGACAAGCTCGACAACGTCCGGGTCACGCTGGACGCCATCCGGGACACCCTGGCCGACTGCCGCCAGACCCCCGGCGACGCCCGCGCCTTCGGCCCGCCCACCCAGGTCTACGCGGAACTGGTCAGCGCGGACGGGACGTACTGCGTCTTCGACACCTCCGCGGGCGCGGTGCGGGTGACCGCGGCCGACGCCCGCATCGCCGCGCGGAACCCCGGCGACACCCCCTCCTTCCGCGACGGGAAGGACTCCGACGGCAAGGCCGTCCGCACCATGACGCGCCCGCTCGGCGGCGGGATCGCCCTGGTCGTCGCCCTCCCCCTGGAGGACACCGAGGGCACCCTCAACGAGCTGGCGCTGCTGCTGCTCGCCGTCTCCGGCATCGGGGTCGTCGGCGCCGGCGCGGCCGGACTCGCCGTGGCCCGGGCCGGACTCCGTCCCGTCGACAAGCTGACGGAGGCCGTCGAGCACGTCGCCCGCACCGAGGACCTGACCATCCGCATCCCCGTCGAGGACGACAGCGAGGACGAGATCGCCCGCCTGTCCCGCTCCTTCAACTCGATGACCTCCGCGCTGGCCAGCTCCCGCGACCTCCAGCAGCAGCTCATCGCGGACGCGGGCCACGAGCTGCGCACGCCGCTCACCTCGCTGCGCACCAACATCGAACTCCTCACCCGCAGCGAGGAGACCGGCCGCCCCCTGCCGGAGGCCGACCGCACGGCCCTGCTGGCCTCGGTGAAGGCCCAGATGACGGAGCTGGCCGCGCTGATCGGCGACCTCCAGGAGCTGTCCCGCCCGGACACCGCCCAGCACGGCGGTCTGGCGCCCGTCATCCCCTTCCACGACGCGGTCGAATCGGCCCTGCGCCGCGCCCGGCTGCGCGGACCCGAGCTGACGATCACCGCGGACGTCCGGCCCTGGTACGTCCGCGCGGAGCCGGCGGCGCTGGAGCGGGCGGTGGTCAACGTGCTGGACAACGCGGTGAAGTTCAGTCCGGCGGGCGGCACGGTCGACGTACGCCTGGACGGCGGTGTCCTCACGGTCCGGGACCACGGTCCGGGCATCCCGGAAAACGAACTCCCCTACGTCTTCGACCGCTTCTGGCGCAGCCCGGGCGCCCGCGCCCTCCCCGGCTCGGGCCTCGGCCTGTCGATCGTGGCCCGCACGGTGCAGCAGGCGGGCGGCGAGGTGACGCTGACTCCTGCGGAGGGCGGGGGCACGGTGGTGACGATCCGCTTGCCGGGGGCGGCTACTCCTCCGCCGGAGGCTCCGTAG
- a CDS encoding DUF6247 family protein: protein MAQELDQAPEGARVPFSRTPKALREAIAQHAPVLLPDFDKHWKRAIADTYDLRPVPAFMARWWIEYTIARDPELDARLHDLELRAAESTDIAEARALLDEAARIRDKALRTEPGE, encoded by the coding sequence ATGGCACAGGAACTCGATCAAGCACCGGAGGGGGCCCGGGTCCCGTTCTCCCGGACTCCCAAGGCGCTGCGCGAGGCCATTGCCCAGCACGCACCTGTGCTTCTGCCCGACTTCGACAAACACTGGAAGCGGGCGATCGCCGACACGTACGACCTTCGACCCGTTCCCGCGTTCATGGCTCGTTGGTGGATCGAGTACACGATCGCTCGTGATCCGGAGCTCGATGCACGCCTGCACGACCTGGAACTCCGTGCGGCTGAGTCCACCGACATCGCCGAGGCCAGGGCCCTCCTCGACGAGGCGGCGAGGATTCGGGACAAGGCTCTGAGGACGGAGCCGGGCGAGTGA
- a CDS encoding DUF397 domain-containing protein: protein MNRALALTTAVWRKSSYSDGGDNNCVEVADNCPGIVPVRDSKIPAGRVLLFGASPWAAFVEGVKQERASHALG from the coding sequence ATGAATCGAGCCCTCGCCCTCACCACCGCCGTGTGGCGTAAGTCGTCCTACAGCGACGGGGGAGACAACAACTGCGTCGAGGTCGCCGACAACTGCCCCGGCATAGTCCCGGTCCGTGACAGCAAGATCCCGGCCGGCCGGGTCCTGCTCTTCGGGGCGTCTCCGTGGGCCGCGTTCGTGGAGGGCGTCAAGCAGGAGAGGGCTTCGCACGCTCTCGGGTGA
- a CDS encoding DUF397 domain-containing protein codes for MTGTPDLSTAVWRKSSYSEGGANDCVEVADNCPGIVPVRDSKAPEGPVLVFGAGSWVSFVNGVKS; via the coding sequence ATGACGGGCACCCCCGACCTCAGCACCGCCGTGTGGCGTAAGTCGTCCTACAGCGAAGGGGGAGCCAACGACTGCGTCGAAGTCGCCGACAACTGCCCCGGCATAGTCCCGGTCCGCGACAGCAAAGCCCCGGAGGGCCCGGTGCTCGTGTTCGGGGCCGGCTCGTGGGTGTCGTTCGTGAACGGCGTCAAGAGCTGA
- a CDS encoding helix-turn-helix transcriptional regulator: MGEKVDAQRVSGRAMLGQTLKVLREKAGKSLGQLADDTGYEKSYLSRLESGERLSKVTVMEDLDEYYGTGDLLLSHWKAARLDAFKDQYKEYMALEATARIMWVFSLGVPGLLQTEDFAREVLSGAQTTADGDEAVEEQVAARLGRQYLLRQKPEPEVRIIVDEFALRRPAAQGKTWEDQLLHLEAAALWPNVALQVLPFSAGAHHHMNGSLTLLWQSDGSAVAYKEGNGCSRLIEDPHEVLRQRLSYDRLRDLALSPSESLALIRDVLEEHRS; the protein is encoded by the coding sequence GTGGGCGAAAAGGTTGACGCTCAGCGGGTTTCCGGGCGGGCGATGCTCGGCCAGACGCTGAAGGTCCTGCGGGAGAAGGCCGGAAAGTCACTGGGGCAGCTGGCCGACGACACCGGCTACGAGAAGAGCTATCTGAGCCGGCTGGAGTCGGGCGAGCGGCTGTCCAAGGTGACGGTCATGGAGGACCTCGACGAGTACTACGGCACCGGTGACCTGCTGTTGAGCCACTGGAAGGCGGCTCGGCTGGACGCGTTCAAGGACCAGTACAAGGAGTACATGGCCTTGGAGGCGACGGCGCGGATCATGTGGGTGTTCTCGCTGGGGGTCCCAGGGCTTCTGCAGACCGAGGACTTCGCTCGGGAGGTGTTGTCTGGCGCGCAGACAACGGCCGACGGCGACGAGGCCGTCGAGGAGCAGGTGGCCGCACGGCTTGGTCGTCAGTACCTGCTGAGGCAGAAGCCGGAACCGGAAGTGCGCATCATCGTGGACGAGTTCGCGCTCCGACGGCCCGCCGCCCAGGGCAAGACCTGGGAGGATCAGCTGCTGCATCTCGAGGCCGCCGCGCTGTGGCCCAACGTGGCGCTCCAGGTACTGCCCTTCTCGGCGGGAGCGCACCACCATATGAACGGATCGCTGACGCTGCTCTGGCAGAGCGACGGGAGCGCTGTTGCTTACAAGGAGGGCAACGGGTGCAGCCGGTTGATCGAGGATCCGCACGAGGTTCTGCGGCAGCGATTGTCCTACGATCGGCTCCGCGACCTGGCGCTGTCCCCGTCGGAATCGCTCGCGCTCATCAGGGACGTACTGGAGGAGCACAGATCATGA
- a CDS encoding pectinesterase family protein gives MSETTRGKPRKPRRAQHRRRRTTVLAAGVPLALIAAGALVYGEHAQPEAAAAVVPAWATATADGFASVNSLGQNGTYGGRGGQTVTVRTLADLEKYATAPEPYVIVVAGTITMSPAGKEIKVASDKTIIGSGTSGHIVGGGFFLGPGVHNVIIRNLTIRDAYQGVWNDKEHDYDAIQMDGAHHVWIDHNNLRHMADGLIDVRKDSTNITVSWNKLSDNDKTFGIGWTENVVTDITIHHNWFRETEQRNPSTDNAAHAHLYNNVLEDTPGTAVTSSYGNYSRGKTQMVLENSFFQGVKNPVIKDATASIVQRGNVFSGTSGRNESGGTAFDPKTYYGYTLDKAADLPALLKSGAGPRGSLGTTAATTAAAAAATTLTVARDGSGQYSTVQAAVNAVPANNPSRVVIAVKPGTYRETVKVPSNKPHVTIQGTGASRKDTVIVYNNASGTPKPGGGTYGTGGSATVAVEADDFQARNLTIANDFDEKANQHISGHQAVALRTASDKVFLDSVIVEGDQDTLLLDTAAKDRLGRVYMTNSYVVGNVDFIFGRATAVIDRSVITLKKRWDGTSAGYVTAPSTAAGRRGILIANSTVNGAVSDRTFYLGRPWHAGGDATLDPQTTVRNTTLSAAIRTTPWTDMSGFSWKDDRFAEYKNTGPGAGSASSDRPHLTDAQAADQEVTDWLAGWTPAAS, from the coding sequence ATGAGTGAGACGACTCGTGGCAAGCCCCGCAAGCCCCGCAGGGCACAGCACCGCAGGCGCCGGACGACGGTGCTCGCGGCCGGTGTCCCCCTCGCCCTGATCGCCGCGGGGGCGCTCGTCTACGGCGAGCACGCGCAGCCCGAGGCGGCGGCCGCCGTGGTGCCCGCGTGGGCGACGGCGACCGCCGACGGCTTCGCCTCCGTGAACTCCCTCGGCCAGAACGGCACGTACGGCGGGCGGGGCGGTCAGACCGTCACCGTCCGCACGCTCGCGGACCTGGAGAAGTACGCGACCGCCCCCGAGCCGTACGTCATCGTCGTCGCCGGGACCATCACCATGTCCCCGGCCGGCAAGGAGATCAAGGTCGCCTCCGACAAGACCATCATCGGCTCCGGCACCTCCGGGCACATCGTCGGCGGCGGCTTCTTCCTCGGCCCCGGCGTGCACAACGTGATCATCCGGAACCTGACGATCCGGGACGCGTACCAGGGCGTCTGGAACGACAAGGAGCACGACTACGACGCGATCCAGATGGACGGCGCGCACCACGTCTGGATCGACCACAACAACCTGCGGCACATGGCGGACGGGCTCATCGACGTCCGCAAGGACAGTACGAACATCACCGTGTCGTGGAACAAGCTGAGCGACAACGACAAGACGTTCGGCATCGGCTGGACCGAGAACGTCGTCACGGACATCACGATCCACCACAACTGGTTCCGCGAGACCGAGCAGCGCAACCCGTCCACGGACAACGCCGCCCACGCGCACCTCTACAACAACGTCCTGGAGGACACTCCGGGGACCGCCGTCACCTCCTCCTACGGCAACTACTCGCGCGGGAAGACGCAGATGGTCCTGGAGAACTCCTTCTTCCAGGGCGTGAAGAACCCCGTCATCAAGGACGCCACGGCGTCGATCGTCCAGCGCGGCAACGTCTTCTCCGGCACCAGCGGACGCAACGAGAGCGGCGGCACCGCCTTCGACCCGAAGACGTACTACGGCTACACCCTCGACAAGGCGGCGGACCTCCCCGCCCTGCTGAAGTCGGGTGCGGGCCCCCGCGGTTCCCTCGGCACCACGGCGGCCACGACCGCTGCCGCCGCCGCGGCGACCACGCTCACCGTCGCCAGGGACGGTTCCGGCCAGTACTCCACCGTCCAGGCCGCGGTGAACGCCGTACCCGCGAACAACCCGAGCCGCGTCGTCATCGCCGTGAAGCCGGGCACGTACCGCGAGACGGTGAAGGTCCCCTCCAACAAGCCGCACGTCACCATCCAGGGCACGGGCGCCAGCCGCAAGGACACGGTGATCGTCTACAACAACGCCTCCGGCACGCCCAAGCCGGGCGGCGGCACGTACGGCACCGGCGGCAGCGCCACCGTCGCCGTCGAGGCGGACGACTTCCAGGCCCGCAACCTGACCATCGCCAACGACTTCGACGAGAAGGCCAACCAGCACATCTCCGGCCACCAGGCCGTCGCCCTGCGCACCGCGTCGGACAAGGTGTTCCTGGACTCGGTGATCGTGGAGGGCGACCAGGACACGCTCCTGCTCGACACCGCGGCGAAGGACCGCCTGGGCCGCGTCTACATGACCAACAGCTACGTCGTCGGCAACGTCGACTTCATCTTCGGCCGCGCCACGGCGGTCATCGACCGCTCGGTCATCACCCTGAAGAAGCGCTGGGACGGCACCTCGGCCGGCTACGTCACGGCACCGAGCACGGCCGCCGGGCGCAGGGGCATCCTGATCGCCAACTCCACGGTGAACGGCGCCGTCTCGGACCGCACCTTCTACCTCGGCCGCCCCTGGCACGCGGGCGGTGACGCGACCCTCGACCCGCAGACGACGGTCCGCAACACCACCCTCAGCGCCGCCATCCGCACCACCCCCTGGACCGACATGAGCGGCTTCTCCTGGAAGGACGACCGCTTCGCCGAGTACAAGAACACCGGCCCCGGCGCCGGTTCCGCCTCGTCCGACCGCCCCCACCTGACCGACGCCCAGGCCGCCGACCAGGAGGTCACGGACTGGCTGGCGGGCTGGACACCCGCGGCGTCCTGA
- a CDS encoding bifunctional metallophosphatase/5'-nucleotidase — MPATTPPQDRRRRRTTRLLAAAAGVATVGALAAALPSAASADEKTTSHKPGRYQDVQLLSFNDLHGNLEPPAGSSGRVTELQADGTTKTVEAGGIEYLATHLRQAREGNKYSVTAAGGDMVGASPLLSGLFHDEPTIEALNKLELDVTSVGNHEFDEGARELARLQKGGCHPTEGCYTDEEFEGADFPYLAANVRDEKTKKPLLKPYWVWKKKDVRIGFIGVTLEGTPDIVSAEGVKGLTFKDEVETINKYAKVLQAQGVKSIVALIHEGGFPAGTAYNYDCDAPGPGDGISGPIVDIAKNVTPQVDALVTGHTHAPYVCTVDDPAGKPRMVTSAASFGRLYTDTTLTYDRWTGDIARTAVRSANHVVTRDVPKAPDMTELIGKWNALAAPIGNRPIGYISGDIGNTGTESPLGDLIADAQLAYGKELDPETDLALMNPGGIRAPLTYAAKAAEGDGVVTYAEGFTVQPFANTVNLQDITGTQLIQILKEQVSGANAAAPKILQVSSGLTYTLDLTKTGADRVVTDSIRLNGAPVDPSAVYRVASNSFLAGGGDGFPTLGQGTNDLVGADDLTALEKYLTANSSPASPIAPPKADRITIVK; from the coding sequence ATGCCAGCCACCACTCCGCCGCAGGACCGCCGCAGACGGCGTACGACCAGGCTGCTCGCGGCCGCCGCCGGTGTCGCCACCGTCGGCGCGCTGGCCGCCGCGCTGCCGTCGGCCGCCAGCGCCGACGAGAAGACCACGAGTCACAAGCCGGGCCGCTACCAGGACGTGCAGCTGCTCTCCTTCAACGACCTGCACGGCAACCTGGAGCCGCCGGCCGGCTCCTCGGGCCGGGTCACCGAACTCCAGGCCGACGGCACGACGAAGACGGTCGAAGCGGGCGGAATCGAGTACCTGGCCACCCACCTGCGCCAGGCGCGCGAGGGCAACAAGTACTCCGTCACCGCCGCCGGCGGCGACATGGTCGGCGCCTCCCCGCTGCTCTCCGGTCTCTTCCACGACGAGCCCACCATCGAGGCGCTGAACAAGCTGGAGCTGGACGTCACGAGCGTCGGCAACCACGAGTTCGACGAGGGTGCCCGGGAGCTGGCCCGCCTCCAGAAGGGCGGCTGCCACCCCACGGAGGGCTGCTACACGGACGAGGAGTTCGAGGGCGCGGACTTCCCGTACCTGGCGGCCAACGTCCGCGACGAGAAGACGAAGAAGCCCCTCCTCAAGCCGTACTGGGTGTGGAAGAAGAAGGACGTCAGGATCGGCTTCATCGGTGTGACCCTGGAGGGCACCCCGGACATCGTCTCGGCCGAGGGCGTCAAGGGCCTCACCTTCAAGGACGAGGTCGAGACCATCAACAAGTACGCCAAGGTGCTCCAGGCGCAGGGCGTGAAGTCCATCGTGGCGCTCATCCACGAGGGCGGCTTCCCCGCCGGGACGGCGTACAACTACGACTGCGACGCGCCCGGCCCCGGCGACGGCATCTCCGGCCCGATCGTCGACATCGCCAAGAACGTCACCCCGCAGGTCGACGCGCTGGTCACCGGCCACACCCACGCGCCGTACGTCTGCACCGTCGACGACCCGGCCGGCAAGCCCCGCATGGTGACCTCGGCCGCCTCCTTCGGCCGGCTCTACACCGACACCACGCTGACGTACGACCGGTGGACCGGCGACATCGCCCGTACGGCGGTGCGGTCGGCGAACCACGTCGTCACCCGGGACGTCCCCAAGGCGCCCGACATGACCGAGCTGATCGGCAAGTGGAACGCGCTCGCCGCGCCCATCGGCAACCGCCCGATCGGCTACATCTCCGGTGACATCGGCAACACCGGCACCGAGTCCCCGCTCGGCGACCTCATCGCCGACGCCCAGCTCGCCTACGGCAAGGAGCTGGACCCGGAGACCGACCTGGCGCTGATGAACCCGGGCGGCATCCGGGCCCCGCTCACCTACGCGGCCAAGGCGGCCGAGGGCGACGGCGTCGTCACCTACGCCGAGGGCTTCACGGTCCAGCCGTTCGCCAACACCGTCAACCTCCAGGACATCACCGGCACCCAGCTGATCCAGATCCTCAAGGAGCAGGTCAGCGGCGCGAACGCGGCGGCCCCGAAGATCCTCCAGGTCTCCTCGGGCCTCACCTACACCCTGGACCTGACGAAGACCGGCGCGGACCGCGTGGTCACCGACTCCATCAGGCTGAACGGCGCCCCCGTCGACCCGTCGGCGGTGTACCGCGTCGCGTCGAACAGCTTCCTCGCGGGCGGCGGCGACGGCTTCCCGACCCTCGGCCAGGGCACCAACGACCTGGTCGGCGCGGACGACCTGACGGCACTGGAGAAGTACCTGACGGCGAACTCGTCCCCGGCGAGCCCGATCGCACCGCCGAAGGCGGACCGGATCACGATCGTGAAGTAG